One Bombus pyrosoma isolate SC7728 linkage group LG11, ASM1482585v1, whole genome shotgun sequence DNA segment encodes these proteins:
- the LOC122572425 gene encoding uncharacterized protein LOC122572425 has translation MAGDDGAPPDNEILTDGEGQGASVRGEPHSRVGGILECDPPGNKNSSSQRVSNDNDYAGGSADTVIPQDRNGGGETPIAGDNGALCRYAIGTAHTAMSFIEVCQIRLQNFFPQLISSSRYTLCEDSIERTAECLANDVIRYLLKEDIYLISRDPVSRSMRHNVYQMLNKHSILFASMVNRLNVVPDTAYEAFMGVADELFLHGGVTWARIVCLYAFMGRLALWARDRRMHTLKKKLPLYVSRFIGEKVAHFIKGYGGWEQLCIEYPVAEEISGAIWRSLIMTGATLGLVATILTVTS, from the exons ATGGCCGGCGACGACGGTGCACCACCGGACAATGAGATCCTCACGGATGGAGAGGGGCAGGGTGCGTCAGTGCGGGGGGAACCACATTCCAGAGTGGGCGGCATCCTGGAATGCGATCCCCCCGGTAACAAGAATTCGTCGAGCCAGCGAGTCTCTAACGACAACGACTACGCCGGCGGAAGCGCTGATACTGTGATTCCACAGGATCGTAACGGAGGCGGTGAAACACCGATTGCCGGTGATAACGGCGCTCTGTGCCGATATGCTATCGGCACTGCACATACCGCTATGTCTTTTATCGAAGTTTGTCAG ATCCGATTGCAGAACTTTTTTCCGCAGCTGATTTCGTCTTCGCGGTATACTCTCTGCGAAGATTCCATAGAGCGGACAGCAGAATGTTTAGCCAACGATGTGATACGGTATCTACTAAAGGAAGATATATATCTGATATCTCGAGACCCAGTTTCCCGTAGTATGAGACACAACGTGTATCAAATGTTGAATAAACATAGCATTCTCTTCGCAAGTATGGTAAATCGTCTAAACGTTGTGCCAGATACGGCATACGAAGCATTCATGGGAGTTGCGGACGAATTGTTCTTACACGGTGGAGTTACATGGGCGAGAATCGTTTGTCTATATGCATTCATGGGTAGACTCGCTCTGTGGGCACGGGATAGACGAATGCACACtctaaagaaaaaattacctCTTTACGTCTCTAGATTTATTGGTGAGAAAGTTGCACATTTCATCAAAGGATACGGAGGATGG GAGCAACTGTGTATAGAATACCCTGTGGCAGAAGAAATAAGTGGAGCAATTTGGAGAAGTCTTATAATGACAGGTGCTACACTTGGTTTGGTTGCAACGATCTTAACAGTGACCTCCTGA
- the LOC122572424 gene encoding E3 ubiquitin-protein ligase ariadne-1 codes for MDSEEETYDDVDSGNESSGDDVDFAMEIEAGNLRERATDVDDYPFEVLSTEEIVQHMVDSIKEVNTVVEIPATTTRILLNHFKWDKEKLMERFYDGDQEKLFAEARVVNPFRKGPLINRTQSSQNSLTRRTSTNGTEECGICFTVQPSAMMTGLECGHRFCTGCWGEYLTTKIMEEGVGQTIACAAHACDILVDDASVMRLIKDSKVKLKYQHLITNSFVECNRLLRWCPSPDCNNAIKVQYVEARPVTCKCGHTFCFHCGENWHDPVKCHLLRKWIKKCDDDSETSNWIAANTKECPKCNVTIEKDGGCNHMVCKNQNCKTDFCWVCLGPWEPHGSSWYNCNRYDEEEAKAARDAQEKSRSALQRYLFYCNRYINHMQSLKFESKLYASVKEKMEEMQQHNMSWIEVQFLKKAVDILCSCRQTLMYTYVFAYYVRKNNQSVIFEDNQKDLEGTTERLSEYLERDITSENLADIKQKVQDKYRYCDSRRKVLLEHVHEGYEKDWWDYVE; via the exons ATGGATTCCGAAGAAGAAACATACGATGATGTTGATTCTGGTAATGAGTCTAGCGGAGATGATGTTGATTTTGCGATGGAAATTGAGGCTGGAAATCTAAGAGAACGGGCTACGGATGTTGACGATTATCCATTTGAAGTCTTGTCAACAGAGGAAATAGTGCAACACATGGTTGATTCTATTAAGGAAGTTAACACAGTTGTAGAA ATACCAGCCACAACTAcacgtattttattaaatcattttaaatgggataaagaaaaattaatggagCGTTTTTATGATGGTGATCAGGAAAAGTTGTTTGCAGAAGCACGAGTCGTTAATCCATTTAGAAAGGGTCCATTAATAAATAGAACTCAATCTTCTCAAAATTCACTA acCAGAAGAACTTCAACAAATGGTACAGAAGAATGTGGAATTTGTTTTACTGTTCAACCATCTGCA ATGATGACTGGACTCGAATGTGGACATCGCTTTTGTACTGGCTGTTGGGGAGAGTATCTCACAACCAAAATTATGGAAGAAGGAGTTGGCCAAACGATTGCATGTGCAGCACATGCTTGTGACATTTTAGTTGATGATGCCAGTGTTATGCGTCTTATAAAAGACTCaaaagtgaaattgaaatatcaacatttaataacaaatagtTTTGTTgaa tGCAATAGGTTATTAAGGTGGTGTCCATCTCCAGACTGTAATAATGCAATAAAAGTGCAGTATGTAGAAGCAAGACCAGTAACTTGTAAATGTGGACATACATTCTGTTTCCATTGTGGTGAAAATTGGCATGATCCAGTAAAATGCCATTTGTTGCGGAAATGGATAAAGAAGTGTGATGATGATTCTGAAACGTCAAATTGGATTGCAGCAAACACAAAAGAATGCCCAAAATGTAACGTCACTATCGAAAAAGATGGTGGATGCAATCATATGGTATgcaaaaatcaaaattgtaaaactgaCTTTTGTTGGGTGTGTCTTGGACCATGGGAACCACATGGTTCAAGCTGGTATAATTGTAACCGTTATGATGAGGAAGAAGCTAAAGCAGCACGAGATGCTCAAGAAAAATCGCGATCTGCATTACAAAGATATCTATTCTATtgtaatagatatataaatcaCATGCaatcattgaaatttgaaagtaaacTATATGCAagtgtaaaagaaaaaatggaagaaatgcAGCAACATAACATGTCATGGATTGAG gtacaatttttaaagaaagcaGTAGACATTTTGTGTTCCTGTAGACAGACTCTTATGTATACTTATGTTTTTGCTTATTACGTGCGAAAAAATAACCAATCTGTGATTTTTGAAGACAACCAAAAGGATCTAGAGGGCACTACAGAACGCCTCTCTGAATACCTCGAACGAGATATTACAAGTGAAAATCTTGCTGATATTAAACAAAAGGTTCAAGACAAATATAG atattGCGATAGCCGGAGGAAAGTGCTTTTGGAACATGTACATGAAGGTTATGAAAAAGATTGGTGGGACTATGTCGAATAG